The Halobacterium sp. CBA1132 genome has a segment encoding these proteins:
- a CDS encoding inorganic diphosphatase has product MANLWEDLETGPDAPDVIYAVVECLKGERNKYEYDKDIPGVVLDRVLHSNVHYPSDYGFIPQSYYDDEDPFDVLVLVEDQTFPGCVIEARPVALMKMDDDGEQDDKVIAVPDEDPRYDHIEDLEDIPQQELDEIEEFFETYKNLEAGKEVETLGFEDADAAKDAIEHAQDLYDEKFA; this is encoded by the coding sequence ATGGCGAACCTCTGGGAAGACCTCGAAACCGGACCGGACGCACCCGACGTGATTTACGCGGTCGTCGAGTGCCTGAAAGGCGAGCGCAACAAGTACGAGTACGACAAGGACATCCCGGGCGTGGTGCTGGACCGCGTGCTCCACAGCAACGTCCACTACCCCTCGGACTACGGGTTCATCCCGCAGTCGTACTACGACGACGAGGACCCCTTCGACGTGCTGGTGCTCGTCGAGGACCAGACGTTCCCCGGCTGCGTCATCGAGGCGCGCCCGGTCGCGCTCATGAAGATGGACGACGACGGCGAGCAGGACGACAAGGTCATCGCGGTGCCCGACGAGGACCCCCGCTACGACCACATCGAGGACCTCGAAGACATCCCCCAGCAGGAACTCGACGAGATCGAGGAGTTCTTCGAGACGTACAAGAATCTCGAAGCCGGGAAGGAAGTCGAGACGCTGGGCTTCGAGGACGCCGACGCCGCGAAGGACGCAATCGAGCACGCCCAAGACCTCTACGACGAGAAGTTCGCGTAA
- the rnhA gene encoding ribonuclease HI has protein sequence MPVVECDVDDARERLDAAGASFSEGNSEYERWHADLGGAHAVAYDDKLVVQGGNPTDITAVVEPDRGGRVHAYFDGASRGNPGPAAVGWVLVSGDGIVAEGGERIGRATNNQAEYEALLTVLEAAAEFGFDEVEIRGDSQLVEKQVKGAWDTNDPELREKRVRARELLERFESWTLTHVPREVNDRADELANEALDDD, from the coding sequence ATGCCGGTCGTAGAGTGCGACGTCGACGACGCGCGCGAACGCCTCGACGCAGCGGGCGCGTCGTTCAGCGAGGGGAACTCCGAGTACGAGCGCTGGCACGCCGACCTCGGAGGCGCCCACGCCGTCGCCTACGACGACAAACTGGTCGTGCAGGGCGGTAACCCCACGGACATCACTGCCGTCGTCGAACCCGACCGCGGTGGCCGCGTCCACGCGTACTTCGACGGCGCGAGCCGCGGCAACCCCGGGCCCGCCGCCGTCGGCTGGGTGCTCGTCTCCGGCGATGGAATCGTCGCGGAGGGCGGCGAACGAATCGGTCGCGCGACCAACAACCAGGCCGAGTACGAGGCCCTGCTGACGGTGCTGGAAGCTGCCGCGGAGTTCGGCTTCGATGAGGTCGAGATCCGCGGCGACTCCCAGCTCGTCGAGAAACAGGTCAAGGGCGCGTGGGACACCAACGACCCCGAACTCCGGGAGAAGCGCGTTCGCGCACGAGAGCTGTTGGAGCGCTTCGAATCGTGGACGCTGACCCACGTTCCGAGAGAGGTAAACGACCGCGCGGACGAACTAGCCAACGAAGCCCTCGACGATGACTGA
- a CDS encoding PadR family transcriptional regulator: MSEAQPAARTDVRDLTAFQKNILTVLAEEARYGLAIKRELEDYYGQEVNHGRLYPNLDDLVNKGLVEKSELDKRTNQYELTDDGFDAVLDDLEWTLSKFLTDEDRKEQVRDILAEN, from the coding sequence ATGTCAGAGGCACAACCTGCTGCACGTACGGACGTGCGCGACCTGACTGCGTTCCAGAAGAACATCCTCACCGTCCTCGCCGAGGAAGCCCGCTACGGGCTCGCCATCAAGCGCGAACTCGAAGACTACTACGGACAGGAAGTCAACCACGGTCGACTCTACCCGAACCTCGACGACCTCGTCAACAAGGGTCTCGTCGAGAAGTCCGAGCTCGACAAGCGAACCAACCAGTACGAGCTCACCGACGACGGCTTCGACGCCGTCCTCGACGACCTCGAGTGGACGCTCTCGAAGTTCCTCACCGACGAGGACCGCAAAGAGCAGGTCCGCGACATCCTCGCCGAGAACTAA